A window of Cellulosimicrobium protaetiae genomic DNA:
GAGCGCGTCGACCGCGATGGCGTACCCGCGTGCGTAGAAGGTGGAGCCGGGCGCGAAGTCGCGCAATGCCTGGGCGGATCCGCGGCCCAGCTCCATGAGCTCGGTGCGGAACTCCTGGGAGTCGGGGTCCACCCAGGACAGGGAGACTTCGAGCGCGACGGAGTCGTCGAGCAGCGTGTAGTTGGGGAGCAGCCCGTGCTCCTCGAGCACGCCTACCCAGTGCACGGTCGCGGCCCGCGCCTGCTGGTACTGGGTGAGCTTGAGCGCGGCCTGCGCGGTGCGCAGCGCGCGTTCGTCGTCGCTGGTCGCGGCGGGAGAGTCGGCCTTGATGCGCAGCCCGTCCGCGGCGTTGATCGCGGTCTGGATCTCCTTCTCGCGGTGCGCGAGGGTCTCCATCCGTCCCCGCCACGCGAGGGAGGCGGTGTGCGCGCGCCGGGCGAGCTCGGACGGGACGCTCTCGCCCGATGCGGTCACCGTGGGCAGCGCCCACGCGCGCAACGTCTCCTTCACCGGGTCGGAGACGTCGACGAAACCGCACAGGAACCGGTTGAGAAGGGCGGGCCCCTCCGCCTCGGACAGCGCGACGAGCTCTCCGAGGAACGAGCCCGGTTCGCTGCTGCCGAGCGCGTCGGACGCGGTGCGCGGGTGCGGTGCGTCGGCACGGCGGGCGAACTCGTCGGCGACGGAGGCCACGTACTGGCGGCGCAGGATCTCCTCGGCGTCGAGGTAGGTGGCGGGCGGTCGTACGGCACCGTTGATGACGCTGCCGGGGTCGGCGAAGCGTGGCAGCTGGTCGCCGCGGGCAGTGACGAACGCGATCGCGAGGGCGTTGCCGGTCGCGCGCCCGGCGCGGCCGACGCGCTGCAGGTACGACGCGACGGTGCGGGGCAGGGAGGACAGCATGACGGCGGACAGCTCGCCGATGTCGATCCCCATCTCGAGCGTCGGCGTGGCGACGAGGACGTTCGGGGCGTCCGGCGCGGGCACCTCCTCCTTGAACGCCGTCTCGTACGCGAGGCGGACCTCGTCCTCCAGCATGCTGGTGTGCTCGCGTGCGACGACGCGCGCCGGGTCGGAGTCCTCGTACATCCGGCGGTAGAAGTTGTCCGCGACGGCGTGCCGGCGCAGACGCCCGGTGCAGCGGGCGACCAGGCACGGTGCCCCGTCGAGCTGGTCGACGACGGTGGCCGTTGCCGGGACGGTGGATCCGCAGTCGCTGCACTCGAGGCACAGGGCACCGTCGCGGAGGGCGTCCGTCGTCGCGACCTGGACGATGACGTTCCGGGGCGCGAGGTGGTACGTCGTGGCGCCGGACGACGAGAGGAGACCGGCGACGACGTCGAGCCGCGCGAGGTGCTTCATCAGCAGGCGCGCGAGCGTCGCCGCCTCCGTCTTGTCGACGTGCAGGCACTTGGCCGTCCAGGCCGCGTACCAGCCGCGTGCGGAGCCGACGGGTTCCAGGTCGTCCCCGGCGGCCTTCGCGCCGGCCCCGGTGGTGACGGAGCCGCCGACGCGCGGGTAGCCGGGTGCGCTGGCTCCCTTGCCGAAGCCAGGCATCCCTTCGTGACGTCGTCGGCCACCGGTGATCCACCACCGGTTGCCGTCCTCCTGCCTGAACGTGTGGAACCACTCGTGCTCGATCGCCCCCCGGGTACGCATGTGCTCGAGGACACCGCGGACCCAGGCGCGCAGCTCCGCGTCGGTGGGGGCGAAGCCGTCGAGCACCTCCTGCCGGTCGACCTCGTCGAGCGCGGCGCGTGCCGCGCCGAGCAGGGGGCGTGGGTCGACGCGCACCTCGGCGACGAGCGTCCCCGTGGCCTCGAGCGTCCGGCCGACGGCGGAGCGCAGACCGTGCTCGAGGAGGACGTCGAGCAGGAGCCGACGCCGCACCCGGTCCCGGACCTTGTCCTGGCCCTTGGCCCGCGGGCCCTTTTTCCAGAACGGCGCGAACGGCTCACGCTCCGCGAGGTCTGGCGGGAGCAGCCGGTACCGCTTCTTCCCGTCGTCGCCGGCGTCGGCGATCATCTTGTCCACAAGGGTGGCGAGGTCGACCGGGTCGTCGCCGACGGCGTGGCGCATCACCGCACGCAGGGTGAGCGCGTGCGAACGGGACTGGACGAACCCGGCGCGGTGCGCGGCGTCCTGCACCGAGTCGGTGAAGACGAGGGCCCGCTTCTCCCGCGGGTCGAGCCCGGCCGTGCCGAACAGGCTGGACAGCGACACGGACAGCAGCGTCGCGATCGCGGACCCGAGGAACCGGATGCCGTCCTTCTGCCCGCACGACGGGCAGTCGTCGTCCTTCGAGGGCTTCGCGCCGACGTCGTCCAGCGGGTGCACGAGGACGGGAAGGACCCCGGCGTCCGTGTCGTCCCCCTCCGGCAGGGAGGAGACGAGGCGGCGCTGGCCGACGAGGAACCACCGCAGTCCCTCGACCTTCTCGCCGCCCTCGGCCCGCTCGCCCTCGGCGGGGGCGTGGACGAGGGCCCGGAACCGGTCGTCGCCGCGAAGGTGCCGGCCGCGGATGTCGTCGTCGTGCGTGTCCAGGTCCGTGCCGGTCGGGGCGAGGGCGACGCCCCAGCCCGAGCGGCCGCAGTGGCGGCAGTACAGGGCGGGGAACGCGTGCGTCCCGCCGCCCGGGCCGTCCTCGTCCGCGTCCTGCACGACGACGCCGTCGTCCTGCCAGCGGAACTGTGCCACTCCCGCGGTGGTCCTGTTGAGCCGGGTCAGCTCGCGCGTCCACAGGTGGACGTCGACGGACAGAGCGCCGCGACCGGTCCTCGCGCGCAGGTGCGACAAGGCGGAGAGCAGCGCGGTGAGGGTCTGTTCCGCGCGGACCGGCCACGACGGGTCGGACGACGGCGGGAACGCATCCCGGACGAGCACCGACAGGTCCACCGCCTGTGCGGCGAGCCGGACCAGACCACGTTCCCCGGTGACGATCGGGTGCGCCTTCGCGAGCCAGAGGAGGGCGTCGTGCGAGTCGCCCGAGAGATCGGGTCGGTCGGACGTCGGGTCGACGAACCCGGCGTCTCCGGTGTCCGTGCGGAACAGGTTGCGCAGCACCGTGCGCGTGAGGGCGCCGACGTCGGTCACGTCGACCGCGGCGAGGTCGTCGAGGAGGAGCCGAGCGACGACGTCGTCCACCTCCACCGCCCGCAACCCGCGGGCAGCGGCGCGCTCCACGGCGTCGCCCACCCACTCGTCGAGCGGCAGGCGCGACTCCGTGACGACCGAGTCGGGCCCGAACGCCTCGCCGAACACCGTCCGCGCGAAGTCGAGCATCGCCGACGGATCGCCCTTGTCGCCCAACGTCGCGGACGTCGCGACGGGTGTGACGATCCCCAGCGGGCGCGCGACGTCCGCGTCCGTGAGTCCCGCCGCCACGCGGTCGGCGGGATCCGTCGGCCAGTACGACTTCAGCGCGAGGCCGAGCCGCCGGATCAGCATCGCGACGTCCGTGCCCTGCGCGCCGTCGTACGTGTGGAACTCGTCGAGCACCAGGTACTGCAGGGACCGGGCGCTCGCGGACCACAGCTTTGCGTCGTCCCGACGCAGCAGCAGCTGGTCGAGCATCTTGTAGTTCGTCAGGAGGATGTCGGGCGGCGAGTCCCGGATCACCGGGCGATCCGTGATCAGCCCAGCCGTCGTCACCTTCGTCCGCGTGGGGCCCTCCTCGCCCGTGTACAGAGCCGCCGTGATGCCGCGCAGCTCCGGGTTCGACGGCGACGTCAGCAGCTCGGTGAGGCGCTTGGCCTGGTCGTTGGCGAGCGCGTTCATCGGGTAGAGGATGACCGCCTTGATACCGCCGAGCCCCGCCTTCTTCGCGCGCAGCACGTGGTCGAGGATCGGGTAGAGGAACGACTCTGTCTTGCCCGAGCCCGTGCCCGTCGTGACCAAGGTGGGCTGCGGGCGGCGCAGCCGACCGTCTGGGGCGAGCGAGGAGAGCCGCCGGAACGCGTCCGCCTGGTGCCCGTACGGCTGCGGGTACCCGCCGTACCAGTCCAACGACTCACGCCAGCCGGGCTCGGCCGGCCGAAAAGGCAGCCGGAGTCGCACGTACGGACCGCGGAACAGACCGGTGCTCGGTGACCGGAGAAAATCCTCCAACGACGCCCGCGTGCTCGCGTCGGCGAGGGCGAACGTCGTGCCCAGGTACTCCAGCAGCGCAGCGCGCAAGGACTCGGCCTGGGACACGGGGAGGAGCTCACTCACGGAGGCATGCTGTCAGATTCTCGGTCATCGCGAGTCGTTCCTTCGCGGAGGCGATCGCATGCCTGCTCGGGCGGAGCGGCTAGAGAGCTGTTGCCTGCACTTCTGCGTTCGGTCCGGGCGCGTGGATTTCACCCGTTCGGGGAGAATGTGCTGCGCGGTTGACCGGTAGCCTCCGGGCATGAGTGAGAGCGACATCGCCGATGAGTTCCTCCGCCAGTGGCAGGAAGCCCAGGAGCAGTACGCGGAGATGGGCGATCCCAGCGCTGCTCGCGCCCACGAAGCGTTTCGCCTCGACGACGTCGCG
This region includes:
- a CDS encoding DEAD/DEAH box helicase, with product MSELLPVSQAESLRAALLEYLGTTFALADASTRASLEDFLRSPSTGLFRGPYVRLRLPFRPAEPGWRESLDWYGGYPQPYGHQADAFRRLSSLAPDGRLRRPQPTLVTTGTGSGKTESFLYPILDHVLRAKKAGLGGIKAVILYPMNALANDQAKRLTELLTSPSNPELRGITAALYTGEEGPTRTKVTTAGLITDRPVIRDSPPDILLTNYKMLDQLLLRRDDAKLWSASARSLQYLVLDEFHTYDGAQGTDVAMLIRRLGLALKSYWPTDPADRVAAGLTDADVARPLGIVTPVATSATLGDKGDPSAMLDFARTVFGEAFGPDSVVTESRLPLDEWVGDAVERAAARGLRAVEVDDVVARLLLDDLAAVDVTDVGALTRTVLRNLFRTDTGDAGFVDPTSDRPDLSGDSHDALLWLAKAHPIVTGERGLVRLAAQAVDLSVLVRDAFPPSSDPSWPVRAEQTLTALLSALSHLRARTGRGALSVDVHLWTRELTRLNRTTAGVAQFRWQDDGVVVQDADEDGPGGGTHAFPALYCRHCGRSGWGVALAPTGTDLDTHDDDIRGRHLRGDDRFRALVHAPAEGERAEGGEKVEGLRWFLVGQRRLVSSLPEGDDTDAGVLPVLVHPLDDVGAKPSKDDDCPSCGQKDGIRFLGSAIATLLSVSLSSLFGTAGLDPREKRALVFTDSVQDAAHRAGFVQSRSHALTLRAVMRHAVGDDPVDLATLVDKMIADAGDDGKKRYRLLPPDLAEREPFAPFWKKGPRAKGQDKVRDRVRRRLLLDVLLEHGLRSAVGRTLEATGTLVAEVRVDPRPLLGAARAALDEVDRQEVLDGFAPTDAELRAWVRGVLEHMRTRGAIEHEWFHTFRQEDGNRWWITGGRRRHEGMPGFGKGASAPGYPRVGGSVTTGAGAKAAGDDLEPVGSARGWYAAWTAKCLHVDKTEAATLARLLMKHLARLDVVAGLLSSSGATTYHLAPRNVIVQVATTDALRDGALCLECSDCGSTVPATATVVDQLDGAPCLVARCTGRLRRHAVADNFYRRMYEDSDPARVVAREHTSMLEDEVRLAYETAFKEEVPAPDAPNVLVATPTLEMGIDIGELSAVMLSSLPRTVASYLQRVGRAGRATGNALAIAFVTARGDQLPRFADPGSVINGAVRPPATYLDAEEILRRQYVASVADEFARRADAPHPRTASDALGSSEPGSFLGELVALSEAEGPALLNRFLCGFVDVSDPVKETLRAWALPTVTASGESVPSELARRAHTASLAWRGRMETLAHREKEIQTAINAADGLRIKADSPAATSDDERALRTAQAALKLTQYQQARAATVHWVGVLEEHGLLPNYTLLDDSVALEVSLSWVDPDSQEFRTELMELGRGSAQALRDFAPGSTFYARGYAIAVDALDLGRDDDAVRTWACCPHCGFTHDVTDASAPGGTAALAACPRCGSPALADVAQQIEVVELKRVSSVIRREEATIDDRSDERERERFTIRTLADVDPAAVTRQWFVEGYGFGARYQREMTIRWLNLGRSSAQGATLELAGQPHDVALFRVCERCGKLDTSTGANRASEHRPWCPLRRARDESVRTVALSRSLTTEGLVLRLPESVTLGDDFSLPSLRAALLLALRIRIGGDPDHLEVTDVVDPSPAAGSPAEALLLHDVVRGGTGYLAELSDHDAVWTMLRDAWRHLEDCACQHDGRLACDRCLLPHAAPHQVGHVSRATAARHLRSILLGTSQVGDDEVPATSPWTVTVDEPDVTDPESHIELLFRKVLRERLEKMGATITEKPGPQGNTWSVTMPGGAHWRLEPQVLVHDAGTKPDFVLRSDRPDVPPTAIYTDGWQFHASPAVNRLADDATKRQALRDLGYQVLAFTWEDLDRTHASAVPVPWLHPQAPAAVLSEAKDKLSPATVGLVSRPPLDLLLDWVERPDRPARAMLSRWLPALAGMKLSPAMHSSDVSLAHLSLAAIDGQTPPAGPRFAATGRQGSLGLGVRPFVGDALEIAVVLDDDPEALGQEHKESWREWLRLSNLLNFRGDLPLRIATRSMLAAGVATLPSAAEAEESSRVESALAALLEAHPAWQTAHTIATAVERELLQQLLPLAADGVEAPTIGDEFGDGVPLSLSWPDRRVTVQTDALDAATLTQLDAEGWTVLEPDADVIRTALTG